In Leptospiraceae bacterium, one DNA window encodes the following:
- a CDS encoding RNA methyltransferase — MRNQITSFSNDRVKSIIRLRDKRSRDIEKKFVIEGYRENLKAIYSKKISFDSLYICPECFLGKNEESLIEKFNVKIFELPRKVFEKISYRDRPDGILSVATIPDFQFPCNEKLDGEIFLIIEGVEKPGNLGTILRTAEGGGVNAVIVANPKIDLFNPNVIRSSTGTLFTIPTYISEIESVINFFRSQQIQILAISPDGNIPYYENIYDKKTALVFGSEQYGLSQYAKENSDRKIFIPMKGEADSLNLAMSCGIVLYEVLRQRATS; from the coding sequence ATGCGAAACCAGATTACCAGTTTTTCTAACGATCGGGTTAAATCAATCATCAGACTCAGAGACAAAAGAAGTAGAGATATTGAAAAGAAATTTGTAATAGAGGGGTATAGAGAAAATCTAAAAGCCATATATTCTAAAAAAATCAGTTTTGACTCTCTTTATATATGCCCTGAATGTTTCTTGGGAAAAAATGAAGAAAGTCTCATTGAAAAATTTAACGTCAAAATTTTTGAACTTCCAAGAAAGGTGTTTGAAAAGATTTCTTATAGGGATAGACCGGACGGGATCCTATCCGTGGCAACTATTCCCGACTTTCAGTTTCCTTGTAATGAGAAGTTGGATGGAGAGATTTTTCTCATCATCGAAGGTGTGGAAAAACCAGGGAACCTCGGCACAATTCTTAGGACTGCCGAAGGGGGTGGGGTGAACGCAGTCATTGTAGCCAATCCAAAAATAGACCTATTCAATCCTAACGTTATACGTTCTAGTACTGGTACTTTGTTTACAATACCGACCTATATCTCTGAAATTGAAAGTGTCATAAATTTTTTTCGTTCACAACAAATTCAAATTTTGGCAATTTCACCTGACGGGAACATTCCTTATTATGAAAATATCTACGATAAAAAAACAGCCTTGGTTTTTGGAAGTGAGCAGTATGGGTTGTCTCAGTATGCGAAAGAAAATTCTGATCGAAAGATTTTTATTCCAATGAAAGGAGAGGCTGACTCTTTGAATCTTGCGATGTCATGCGGGATTGTTTTGTATGAAGTACTTAGACAGAGGGCAACTTCTTGA
- a CDS encoding EAL domain-containing protein codes for MPVSKIYHFLSKPNSQYFLILGLGVIHFLVGIITSFLVYGEIHGEFFVIIPISTAITTMFLYKFFVYSSKKEKENEERLIFLTEASSEGIVVHEKGIVLEANPAAEKMFGTSIGESIGKEITQFFAEALTDEIVQKVRTNLPVVFEIKAKRKDGTVFPVEVLGRTLSYRGRTVRVSALRDISIQKQSENQKEFLKMIPKISSEGFWLLDENQKTVDVNESLCKMLGYSKEEFLGRRPIEFATDEGIRNLKKITAMIRSTNHRKYEIPLRHKSGTVVHTIFSASTIRGEKGEAIYSFAFVTDITENKKNELKIEKLNRLYSILYKTNEAILRLKDPNSLFNFVCNISSYKELFKMVWVGMLNKEGTALLPVAFAGSTGDYLDNLNILISDDSGDRHCIEGNAFREGAANYSNDVYNDSNMILCSKEILKNEFRSVAAIPLFLDSKPVGTVSFYSSEINYFNIEIITLLETLARDLSYAIKSSEMEKSRKITEEALRKSEERYSLSALAANDGLWDMDIDSGEVYFSTRWKTMLGYSDSDIGKSVEEFFKRVHPDDLEELKSNIQSLLDGHSTLLYSEHRMRQKDGTYIWVLIRGISQFRNGKACRIVGSQSDIHSRKIAEEKLSYDALYDRLTGLPNRNFIMEKLNASLEKIKTTEGFSFAVLFIDLDRFKNINDSLGHLSGDKLLKEVGERLKKVLRETDTFGRLGGDEFLIVMEPADSVSELNQFIENIFNELVDPFTIGNHDFFVTTSIGVAIGSPKYNNSEEMLRDADIAMYRAKDLGKNTFQIFQKDMTTNLLEHVTLETNLRKALKRKEFVLYYQPKISLKDMSITGFEALIRWRSSDSKMIPPNDFIPLTEETGLIVQIGEWVVREACLQIQKWEKAGFNKLDVSVNYSAKNFKQKNTCTLIQDTLSEFNLLPHLLNIELTESSVMENPEYTVKVLNALKEIGVSISIDDFGTGYSSLNYLKKFPVDILKIDRSFVQDIVTNPNDAAITTAIIALSHILKLEVVAEGVETKEQLQFLRANGCDFIQGYFFSPPLPAEATETFLNNFKKQVSLN; via the coding sequence ATGCCAGTATCTAAAATTTATCATTTCTTGTCTAAACCAAATTCACAGTATTTCTTAATACTCGGATTGGGTGTGATTCACTTCCTTGTAGGAATTATAACTTCATTTTTGGTGTATGGAGAAATTCATGGAGAGTTTTTTGTAATTATTCCGATTTCAACCGCAATCACAACCATGTTTTTGTATAAGTTTTTTGTTTATTCGAGTAAGAAAGAAAAAGAAAATGAAGAGAGGCTAATTTTTTTAACAGAAGCATCCAGTGAAGGAATTGTTGTGCATGAAAAAGGGATTGTTTTGGAAGCAAACCCGGCAGCAGAGAAAATGTTTGGAACTTCCATTGGGGAATCTATTGGAAAAGAAATTACTCAATTTTTTGCTGAAGCATTGACAGACGAAATAGTTCAGAAGGTAAGAACAAATCTCCCTGTAGTGTTTGAGATAAAAGCTAAAAGAAAAGATGGTACTGTTTTTCCTGTAGAAGTATTAGGCAGAACCTTGTCTTATAGGGGTAGGACTGTCAGGGTGTCTGCGCTGAGAGATATATCTATTCAGAAACAATCAGAGAATCAAAAAGAGTTTTTGAAAATGATACCAAAAATTTCTTCGGAAGGTTTTTGGCTTTTGGATGAAAATCAAAAGACAGTAGATGTAAATGAATCCTTGTGTAAAATGCTGGGGTATTCAAAAGAGGAATTTTTAGGAAGAAGACCAATCGAATTCGCAACAGATGAGGGAATCAGGAATTTAAAAAAAATAACTGCAATGATTCGGTCCACCAATCATCGTAAATACGAGATACCGTTAAGGCATAAGTCAGGAACTGTAGTGCATACAATTTTTTCTGCAAGTACAATTCGTGGAGAGAAAGGAGAAGCAATCTATTCTTTTGCGTTTGTTACTGACATTACAGAAAATAAAAAAAATGAATTGAAGATAGAAAAATTAAACAGGCTTTATTCTATTCTGTATAAAACGAATGAAGCTATCCTTCGGTTAAAAGACCCTAATTCACTTTTTAATTTTGTGTGCAATATTTCTTCTTATAAAGAGCTTTTTAAAATGGTTTGGGTAGGGATGTTGAATAAGGAGGGCACAGCATTGCTCCCTGTCGCCTTCGCTGGATCAACGGGGGATTATTTGGATAATTTGAATATTTTGATTTCTGATGATTCGGGTGATCGACATTGTATTGAAGGAAATGCTTTTCGAGAAGGTGCTGCAAACTATTCTAATGACGTTTATAACGACTCTAACATGATTCTCTGTTCAAAAGAAATATTAAAAAATGAGTTTCGCTCTGTTGCGGCAATTCCTCTATTTTTGGACAGTAAGCCTGTAGGCACTGTGAGTTTTTATTCGTCTGAGATAAATTACTTTAATATAGAAATCATTACACTTCTCGAAACTTTGGCGAGAGATTTATCCTATGCGATTAAATCATCAGAAATGGAAAAATCTAGAAAAATAACCGAAGAAGCTCTAAGGAAAAGTGAGGAAAGATATTCTCTGTCAGCCTTAGCCGCAAACGATGGACTTTGGGATATGGATATAGATTCTGGTGAGGTATATTTCTCTACAAGATGGAAAACTATGCTTGGCTATTCAGATAGCGATATCGGAAAATCTGTAGAAGAATTTTTTAAAAGAGTTCACCCCGACGACTTAGAAGAATTAAAATCGAACATACAGTCTTTATTGGACGGGCATTCTACTTTGCTTTACAGTGAGCATAGGATGCGTCAAAAAGACGGGACATATATATGGGTGCTCATTCGGGGGATTTCTCAATTTCGCAATGGCAAAGCGTGTAGAATTGTAGGCTCTCAAAGCGATATACACTCCAGAAAAATTGCAGAAGAAAAACTATCATACGATGCGTTATACGACAGACTGACCGGACTTCCCAATAGAAATTTTATCATGGAAAAATTGAATGCCTCTCTTGAAAAAATAAAAACTACGGAAGGCTTTTCGTTTGCAGTTCTTTTTATTGATCTCGATAGATTTAAGAATATCAATGATAGCCTTGGTCATTTGAGCGGGGATAAATTGTTGAAAGAGGTCGGAGAGAGATTAAAGAAAGTTTTGCGTGAAACAGATACTTTTGGAAGACTTGGGGGAGATGAGTTTCTCATCGTAATGGAGCCTGCGGATAGTGTCTCGGAGCTAAATCAATTTATTGAAAATATTTTTAATGAGTTGGTAGATCCTTTTACCATAGGAAATCATGATTTTTTTGTTACTACGAGTATTGGTGTAGCGATCGGTTCTCCAAAATACAATAATTCGGAAGAGATGCTGCGTGATGCGGACATTGCAATGTATAGAGCAAAAGACCTCGGTAAAAATACGTTCCAGATTTTTCAAAAAGATATGACCACCAATTTGTTGGAGCACGTAACTTTAGAAACAAATTTACGTAAAGCTCTGAAACGTAAAGAATTTGTATTATACTATCAGCCTAAGATCAGTTTGAAAGATATGAGCATCACCGGATTTGAAGCTCTAATTCGTTGGAGAAGCTCTGACAGTAAAATGATTCCACCAAATGACTTTATCCCTTTAACTGAAGAGACTGGTCTAATCGTTCAAATCGGAGAATGGGTTGTGAGAGAGGCATGTTTGCAGATTCAAAAATGGGAAAAAGCCGGATTCAATAAATTAGATGTATCTGTGAATTATTCTGCTAAAAATTTTAAACAAAAAAATACATGCACTCTGATTCAAGATACATTGAGTGAATTCAATTTACTTCCCCATCTACTGAATATCGAGCTAACAGAGAGTAGCGTTATGGAAAACCCGGAATATACTGTAAAAGTGTTGAACGCTTTAAAAGAAATCGGGGTGTCTATTTCTATAGATGACTTTGGGACTGGTTACTCTTCGTTAAACTATTTAAAAAAGTTTCCGGTTGATATACTGAAAATAGATCGGTCTTTTGTTCAAGATATTGTTACAAATCCAAATGACGCAGCAATTACAACCGCAATCATTGCACTTTCTCATATTTTAAAGTTAGAAGTTGTTGCAGAAGGGGTGGAAACAAAAGAGCAGTTGCAATTTTTACGGGCGAATGGGTGCGATTTTATACAAGGGTATTTTTTCAGTCCACCACTCCCGGCTGAAGCAACAGAAACTTTTCTTAACAATTTTAAAAAGCAAGTATCCTTAAATTGA
- a CDS encoding MBL fold metallo-hydrolase, with protein MNSIFRYKGFHFTGISEGGICTSILLPELDVLFDAGTIFHDKIQVSNILITHGHLDHFSGIPHYISQRTLKKLKPPNIILPETLVAPLEQILKIYSEVEDFTYSYNLIPAREKEKIDLNKTHFILPQKTYHRIPSFGYTIYEISKKLKDEYHDLNSKELVGLKEKGFELSIEKNTPVISYSGDSRIEYVLNNADVRNSKVLFLECTYIDDKRDTNRAREWGHIHLDEIIQYAKEFQNEKIVLFHFSKRYSHKYIFSTVKNKIPDILKDRVHVFLPSRRVE; from the coding sequence TTGAATTCAATATTTCGTTACAAAGGTTTTCATTTTACGGGAATATCGGAGGGAGGAATATGCACTTCTATACTTTTACCTGAGCTGGATGTACTATTTGATGCAGGCACAATATTTCACGATAAAATTCAGGTAAGTAATATTTTAATCACCCACGGCCACTTGGATCATTTTTCGGGAATCCCTCACTATATCTCTCAAAGGACATTAAAAAAATTAAAACCCCCGAATATAATTTTGCCAGAAACCTTGGTGGCTCCACTGGAACAAATTCTAAAAATTTATTCAGAGGTAGAAGACTTTACGTATAGCTATAATTTAATTCCAGCAAGAGAAAAAGAAAAAATTGATTTGAATAAAACCCATTTTATACTCCCTCAAAAAACTTACCACAGAATTCCTTCATTCGGATATACAATTTATGAAATATCAAAAAAACTCAAAGATGAATACCATGATTTGAATTCAAAAGAATTGGTTGGTTTGAAAGAGAAAGGATTCGAGCTTTCTATAGAAAAAAATACACCAGTGATAAGTTATTCTGGAGATAGTAGAATCGAATATGTTTTGAATAATGCCGATGTACGTAACTCAAAAGTATTGTTTTTAGAGTGTACTTATATTGATGACAAGAGAGACACTAATCGTGCTCGAGAATGGGGGCATATTCACTTAGATGAGATCATTCAATACGCAAAAGAATTTCAGAATGAGAAAATCGTTTTATTCCATTTTTCAAAAAGGTATTCCCATAAATATATTTTCTCTACAGTAAAAAATAAAATCCCTGACATTCTGAAAGACAGGGTTCATGTATTCTTACCCAGTCGTAGAGTAGAATGA
- a CDS encoding insulinase family protein, translating into MKFSITKKNHIFVFCFFIIGNLFAEPGKFVKDIQIEDFDIQIPDIQKENLGKNIEFYKLPSDELPVCNLEIHLYGGESSVGNLPIETVAIIAGSLKYGGTKKYSDNLFLAKLESLGVKFEIETDYRKIKITLSFLKKDSEEVMRLLSELLTSPAFTENSISDAKRKIAEQIKRRNDSTDSIVFRKTKELIYRGLLTGKSYRIDSLEKVKKENVEDFYFHSIRNAKKAILVSGSYDELKLKKNISEMFSSEKKEKAKFTEEVLSEEILQANFQKYSFQNILVEKPVTQSAVMMVGLLPRHNHSDFYAIQILNYIIGGGGFNSYFMREIRSDRGLAYSAYSNPVFKKDHGYIYFYVQTKIESTELVYNLMKEILSEDRFGKITEKEIQNAKNAIQNQFVFLFSNNSQILSNYLRFSEDEMPARYLENYRKEIGKVTLEDLKRVGTKYFVSNKLKTIVVGTGDSFKFLEPKHSKKIFPESEL; encoded by the coding sequence ATGAAATTTTCTATCACAAAAAAAAATCATATTTTTGTATTTTGTTTTTTCATCATTGGAAATCTTTTCGCCGAGCCCGGAAAATTTGTAAAAGATATTCAGATTGAAGATTTTGATATTCAAATTCCAGATATACAAAAAGAAAATCTTGGAAAAAATATCGAATTCTACAAACTTCCATCGGATGAGTTACCAGTTTGCAATTTGGAAATTCATCTTTATGGAGGAGAGTCTTCTGTTGGCAACCTACCCATTGAGACAGTCGCAATCATTGCAGGCTCTTTAAAATACGGTGGGACAAAAAAGTATTCGGATAATTTATTTCTTGCAAAATTGGAAAGCCTCGGAGTGAAATTTGAAATTGAGACAGATTATAGAAAAATAAAAATTACTCTATCGTTTCTAAAAAAAGACAGTGAAGAAGTGATGAGGTTACTATCAGAGCTTCTTACTTCTCCTGCGTTTACTGAAAATTCAATTTCCGATGCAAAAAGAAAAATTGCCGAACAAATTAAAAGAAGAAATGATTCTACGGATTCCATTGTCTTTAGAAAAACAAAAGAGCTTATCTATCGTGGACTTTTGACCGGAAAATCCTACCGGATTGACTCTCTCGAAAAAGTCAAAAAAGAAAATGTAGAAGATTTTTACTTTCATTCTATTAGAAATGCGAAAAAGGCAATTCTTGTAAGTGGAAGCTATGATGAATTAAAATTGAAGAAAAATATTTCAGAGATGTTTTCTTCTGAAAAAAAAGAAAAAGCAAAATTTACAGAAGAAGTTTTGAGTGAAGAAATCTTGCAGGCGAATTTTCAAAAATATTCATTCCAAAATATTTTGGTCGAAAAGCCAGTAACCCAATCAGCTGTTATGATGGTTGGGCTACTTCCAAGGCACAACCATTCAGATTTTTATGCAATACAGATTTTGAATTATATAATTGGAGGGGGGGGATTCAATTCTTATTTCATGCGAGAAATTCGATCGGACAGAGGGCTTGCTTATTCTGCCTATAGCAATCCTGTATTTAAAAAAGATCACGGATATATCTATTTTTATGTTCAAACAAAAATAGAATCAACCGAGTTGGTTTACAATCTTATGAAAGAGATTTTGTCTGAAGACCGATTTGGAAAAATTACAGAAAAAGAAATCCAAAATGCAAAAAATGCAATTCAAAATCAGTTCGTATTTTTGTTTTCCAATAATTCTCAGATTTTATCGAATTACTTGAGATTTTCAGAGGATGAGATGCCTGCTCGGTATTTGGAAAACTATAGAAAAGAAATAGGGAAGGTTACTTTAGAAGATTTGAAAAGAGTCGGAACGAAGTATTTTGTTTCAAATAAATTAAAAACTATTGTAGTAGGGACAGGAGACAGTTTTAAGTTTTTAGAGCCAAAACACTCTAAGAAAATTTTTCCTGAATCTGAATTGTAA
- a CDS encoding insulinase family protein produces the protein MKRIILFLFFLIYATNLNSNTLFDEVSDKVKSNIKKIQLENGLKVIMMQRKNVPTLALYIKFRVGAVDETPEIAGTAHLLEHMMFKGTKNIGTLDYSKEEKYQEQIRVWGKELDRLKLQARENTNQPISNELRPKIEILSRRLKNLENLQREILVKNEDSFIYDQHGQTGFNAYTSQDVTNYQIELPKNRLEIWAKMESDRLTNPVFREYYTEREVIQEVRRMRVDNRGIGSLREKFLSLAFESHPYRMPIIGYESNIPFLDIDETEKFFRKYYAPNNFVITIVGNQDFQNTEKIIRKYFSHLKPKPIESYFRIAEKIGNGEKRFEINFPSGPQILMGWHKPTFPHPDNFVFEMIDLILSKGAESRLNKRLIFQEKLAIGADAWNGDPGERYSNLFAILTTINSSVDHKQVEKIIWEEVEKLKTEDVEDEEIHRIKNQLIADFFRGLDNNANLADYLSYYEVVTGNWENLFSAYEKIHSVSKEDIKRVSKKYLTKENSTIGYLIDSRKKK, from the coding sequence TTGAAACGAATAATATTATTTTTATTTTTTTTGATCTATGCAACCAATTTGAATTCAAACACTTTATTTGATGAGGTATCGGATAAAGTAAAATCCAATATAAAAAAGATTCAGTTAGAGAATGGTTTGAAAGTGATTATGATGCAGAGAAAAAATGTTCCGACACTTGCTTTGTATATAAAGTTTAGAGTCGGTGCGGTAGATGAAACTCCAGAAATTGCTGGCACGGCTCACTTGCTAGAGCACATGATGTTTAAAGGTACAAAAAATATTGGCACTCTGGATTATTCTAAGGAAGAAAAATACCAAGAGCAAATTAGGGTATGGGGAAAAGAATTAGATAGGCTAAAATTACAGGCAAGAGAAAATACTAATCAACCAATTTCCAATGAACTGAGACCGAAGATAGAAATCTTATCCAGAAGATTAAAAAATTTAGAAAATCTGCAAAGAGAGATATTGGTTAAAAATGAAGACTCATTTATTTACGATCAACACGGTCAAACAGGTTTCAATGCATATACGTCTCAAGATGTGACCAATTATCAAATAGAACTTCCTAAGAATCGTTTAGAAATTTGGGCAAAGATGGAATCTGATAGGTTGACAAATCCGGTTTTTAGAGAATACTACACTGAGAGAGAAGTGATTCAGGAAGTAAGGAGGATGAGAGTTGACAATCGTGGGATTGGTAGTCTTCGAGAAAAATTTCTTAGTCTTGCTTTTGAAAGTCATCCTTATAGAATGCCTATTATCGGATACGAATCGAATATTCCATTTTTAGATATAGACGAGACCGAAAAATTTTTTAGAAAATACTATGCGCCTAATAATTTTGTAATTACAATTGTAGGGAATCAGGATTTTCAGAACACAGAAAAAATTATACGAAAATATTTTTCACATTTAAAACCAAAACCCATCGAATCCTATTTCAGAATTGCCGAGAAAATCGGAAATGGTGAAAAGCGTTTTGAGATTAACTTTCCGAGTGGTCCACAAATTTTGATGGGCTGGCATAAACCAACCTTTCCGCATCCGGATAATTTTGTATTCGAGATGATTGATTTAATTTTGAGTAAAGGAGCAGAGAGTAGGTTAAACAAAAGGCTTATTTTTCAGGAAAAGTTAGCGATCGGTGCTGATGCGTGGAACGGGGATCCTGGAGAAAGGTATTCTAATTTATTCGCAATTTTGACTACTATAAATTCATCAGTAGATCACAAACAAGTAGAGAAAATTATCTGGGAAGAAGTTGAAAAATTAAAAACAGAAGATGTTGAGGACGAAGAAATCCATAGAATCAAAAATCAATTGATAGCGGATTTTTTTAGAGGTTTAGATAATAACGCTAATTTAGCCGACTATTTAAGTTACTATGAAGTGGTAACTGGAAATTGGGAAAATCTTTTCAGCGCTTATGAAAAAATCCACAGTGTATCCAAGGAAGATATTAAAAGGGTTAGTAAAAAATACCTTACAAAAGAAAATTCTACTATTGGGTATTTGATCGATTCAAGGAAGAAAAAATGA
- a CDS encoding class I SAM-dependent methyltransferase: protein MVGGYKIIRPSLLSVYKKTNESLWENPDAIFYKNENGGRWKFFTDIPDSFSITVSNLTVKIKFTPFGHLGLFPEQEQNWNFIRKISQKKKNLEVLNLFAYSGLSTLACLESGFSVCHVDASKGMVDWAKENSQLSSLSEKKVRWIVDDVSKFLKREIRRGKKYEGFILDPPTFGRGSKGEVWKIENDLIPLLDLCMELCQSRPEFVILSCHTNGFSPKNLERILESMILSKGSYAFSELLISEKSGRAMPSGSTASFLQG, encoded by the coding sequence ATGGTGGGTGGATATAAAATCATTCGTCCATCACTTTTGAGTGTCTATAAAAAAACTAACGAGTCCCTCTGGGAAAACCCGGACGCAATTTTTTATAAAAATGAAAATGGAGGAAGGTGGAAATTTTTTACCGACATTCCTGATTCATTTTCTATTACTGTTTCAAATTTAACAGTGAAAATTAAATTCACTCCTTTTGGTCATTTGGGGCTTTTTCCGGAACAAGAACAAAACTGGAATTTTATTCGAAAAATTTCTCAAAAAAAGAAAAATCTTGAAGTGTTAAATTTATTTGCATATTCCGGTCTGTCCACATTGGCTTGTTTAGAGTCCGGTTTTTCTGTTTGTCACGTTGACGCTTCAAAAGGGATGGTAGATTGGGCAAAAGAAAATTCGCAACTCTCAAGTCTATCCGAAAAAAAAGTTCGTTGGATTGTGGATGATGTGTCTAAATTTTTAAAAAGGGAAATTCGACGAGGTAAAAAATACGAGGGATTTATACTTGACCCACCTACCTTTGGAAGAGGGAGTAAGGGAGAAGTATGGAAAATAGAAAATGATTTAATTCCATTATTGGATTTGTGTATGGAGCTTTGTCAATCTCGCCCTGAATTTGTAATTTTGTCTTGTCATACAAATGGATTTTCTCCAAAAAATTTAGAAAGAATTTTAGAGAGTATGATTTTGTCAAAGGGAAGTTATGCGTTTAGCGAGCTTTTGATCTCTGAAAAGTCAGGTAGGGCAATGCCATCTGGCTCTACTGCAAGTTTTTTACAAGGGTAA
- a CDS encoding glycosyl transferase — MKIAYYVSGHGFGHISRSEIIIRELLKSPKVEKIFLTTKRKNFIQEKLERVEVREKNLDPEMVQNSSISLDIGKTKNAILEFEIKKEKLKEEEKLFLRENSVDLVVSDSPSLPFPIARDLGVFSVFIGNFTWDFIYKNYEKHDEFYQSYANSIAKEYSFCDLSFVLPFHCPMDSLPVKKNVGLVGREPTLSRKEVRKILHFREDLKYFLFSFGAYGIRESDLRLDLLKQDYRIVISGYEGFQSEKILKIENVMYADLIRACDFVVTKPGYGILAETYFANTPVIYTDRGDFAEYPYLVEAMNHYHEAYYISHEELFQLNFQEAVFDKIDTKKQKIRNKLENGTLEIASEIVNIGGRKKN; from the coding sequence TTGAAGATAGCCTACTACGTTAGCGGACATGGTTTTGGTCATATTAGCCGATCTGAAATTATTATTCGAGAGTTACTAAAAAGCCCCAAGGTCGAAAAAATATTTTTAACTACAAAGCGAAAAAATTTCATTCAAGAAAAATTAGAAAGAGTTGAAGTTCGAGAAAAAAATTTAGATCCGGAGATGGTTCAAAATTCATCAATAAGTTTAGATATAGGAAAAACCAAAAACGCTATTTTAGAATTTGAAATAAAAAAAGAAAAACTAAAAGAAGAAGAAAAGCTCTTTTTGAGAGAAAATAGTGTTGACTTGGTAGTATCCGATAGCCCTTCTTTGCCTTTTCCGATAGCAAGAGACTTGGGGGTATTTTCTGTTTTTATCGGAAATTTTACTTGGGATTTTATCTATAAAAATTATGAGAAGCATGATGAATTCTATCAAAGTTATGCAAACTCGATTGCCAAGGAGTATTCTTTTTGTGATCTGAGTTTTGTTTTGCCCTTCCACTGCCCAATGGACTCTCTACCAGTTAAAAAAAATGTAGGGCTTGTAGGTAGAGAGCCCACTCTTTCAAGAAAGGAAGTAAGAAAAATTTTACATTTTAGAGAGGACTTGAAATACTTTCTCTTTTCTTTTGGAGCTTATGGGATTAGGGAAAGTGATCTGAGATTGGATTTGTTAAAGCAGGATTATCGAATTGTAATCAGTGGTTATGAAGGTTTTCAATCGGAGAAAATACTGAAAATTGAGAATGTAATGTATGCAGATTTGATTCGAGCCTGTGATTTTGTGGTAACTAAGCCGGGGTATGGAATTTTGGCAGAAACCTACTTTGCCAACACACCTGTGATTTACACGGACAGGGGGGATTTTGCAGAATACCCGTATTTAGTTGAGGCAATGAATCATTACCATGAGGCATATTATATTTCTCATGAAGAGCTTTTTCAGCTAAACTTTCAAGAGGCAGTTTTTGATAAAATTGACACGAAAAAACAAAAAATTCGCAATAAATTAGAGAATGGGACATTGGAAATTGCAAGTGAAATTGTGAATATCGGGGGAAGAAAAAAAAATTAA
- a CDS encoding O-methyltransferase: MKKESIFIEGLESFINGELIKRPSEVFQKIENIAIEKKFPILSPMSGHVLSFLVKEFSPKKILELGTGLGYSILWIMSSGIKLEKIRTLDRSIESLDYAKKFLKEGSLHFEKIEFILDWAVEFLKKSPEIATDSDFIFVDCDKVFYPEILKELMNTCKKGTSIVFDNVLWHGRVMNRTLNKNSDLAIQQFWTDIKKSDWKSTLFPAGDGLLLLRLE, translated from the coding sequence ATGAAAAAAGAAAGTATTTTTATAGAGGGTCTTGAAAGTTTTATTAATGGAGAGTTGATCAAAAGACCCTCCGAGGTGTTTCAAAAAATTGAAAATATTGCAATAGAAAAAAAATTCCCAATTCTTTCTCCTATGTCAGGACATGTATTGTCTTTTTTGGTAAAGGAATTTTCTCCCAAGAAGATTTTAGAGCTTGGTACCGGCCTTGGGTATTCTATTCTTTGGATTATGTCATCTGGAATTAAATTAGAAAAAATCAGAACTTTGGATAGAAGTATTGAGTCCTTGGACTATGCAAAGAAATTCTTGAAAGAGGGTAGCTTGCATTTTGAAAAAATTGAATTTATTCTGGATTGGGCAGTAGAATTTTTAAAAAAATCTCCCGAGATTGCAACTGACTCTGATTTTATATTTGTGGATTGTGATAAGGTCTTTTATCCGGAAATACTAAAAGAGCTGATGAATACTTGTAAGAAAGGCACTTCGATTGTTTTTGATAATGTACTTTGGCACGGAAGGGTGATGAATCGCACATTGAACAAAAATTCTGATTTAGCTATTCAACAATTTTGGACTGATATAAAAAAAAGTGACTGGAAATCTACTCTATTTCCGGCTGGAGACGGGCTTTTACTTTTAAGATTAGAGTAA